The following DNA comes from Hordeum vulgare subsp. vulgare chromosome 3H, MorexV3_pseudomolecules_assembly, whole genome shotgun sequence.
gctgccatgggaggcatgggtggctttggagcaccctccaacgctatgggaggcatgggtggcatgagttttgcttctctcatgggaggcatgggtgcacctccggccatgggtggaatgtctttccatgtgcctcacacacatacccatgaaaatgccgttgaagatcttgccaagaCCGTCGAAGCTAcacgtgatgcggtgcgtgatgaggttagggaggaagattcatctttGAAGGCGGAAGAATCATCTtcggaagaagacgaggaagatgattgatgtgttatatgtcttcaactttgttggatgaacttgtattttgaacttggtttgcattttgaacttggttggatgaacttgtgggcatgactTTTATTTATCAACTTTTTTGTGTTAaatttcacatgttcattgcattttgatgaatgcTTCAAACTATTTTTTGTCCAAATGCCATATATTTGGGTGCTGCTGcagcggcgcgcgcgctgcatttttgcgcgctgctggagcggagcgcgcgctgcatttcaaagctgctgctggagccagcgctgcgcgacgcgcAAAACCAGTCGACCAGCGCGCGGCAAACTCGTTTTTtaggcgcggcgcgaagcgcgcctgttggagatgcttaaCGAGTTTGCCGCGCGCTGGTCGCCTGGTTTTgcgcgtcgcgcagcgctggctccaacagccgcgctataatgcagcgcgcgcgccgctccagcagtgcccaaaaatgcagcgcgggcacaattttttttaataaatagattgcattaataaaaaagatacaaagttattttacatagatagcaactagataggtagttcgaaaacatagatagatagttcggtgGTAGATAGTTCGATAAAAAAAAAACTAATCCTAGTCGCTCCAGTCATCTGCACCACCATCATCGTCGGTGTCGTCGGTGGTTGACAGCCAGATGTCAAACCAACGttcatcttcttcagtgaagaaggacctcccgcctgcattgacgaCGTCGGCCTGCGCACACGCCAAAGCCTTTCGACGACGTctgtccaaccgctcctcgcggcgccggcgcgtgtcctcctcACGGCGCCGTTCCCAGTAttcctgctcgtaggcgacgtctTCCGGGTGGCGCCGGtgccactccgccatgacccgctcgtcctcctgggcgacgaggaggcggcgctgcagcgcagtgtgctccgcacggtcttgtgcggagtttagacgaggcggcggggccaggtctaacgcctgctggagcgtgCGGACGTCCGGAAAATTCATATGCAGtcgcggcctgcctaggcgccacgccgccgcgtcgaacgcgcgggcggcctcgtgcgccgtgtcgtaGGTGCCGAGGCtcagccggagatcgccggagcgtatctcggcgtaaaacccgccgttggggcgctggcgaacgccgcggtagcccgacgcagaacggcggcggcggcggcatggtggctcggcggcggcggcggcgcgagaggcagagagaacgcggcggcggcgcgagaggcagagggagagagaacgCGTCGCGAGAAGCAGGGCAGCGCGCTGCCTTTATGGGCGCGCGGGACGCGGCGCCGCAAAAATAGCGCGCGGGCTGCCGCCTTTTCGCGCGCGCGCTAGCGGTTCCCGCGCGCACGGTTATCCCTCCGCCGCTGGAGCGTGCATTTCAGTCCTGCGCGCGGTAAACTGCCGTTTTTTAGCGCGCGCGCCTTTTTGCGCGGCTGTTGAAGATGTTGTTAGTAGTGTCCTAATTCAACGGTGAAAAAGGGCTGGCGGAATACTCGAGGACGAGATGCACACGTGGGATGAAGATGACGTAAGAGGTGACGCAAGGGCACAATCCAACGGTTGAAAATGGACTAGCGGAATACTCGtgtaagaaaagaaaaaaaaaaggaaggaaacGCTCGCACATTTCCTGCTCCGCGCCCGCCGAAACCCCCTCCCTCCCGAAAATCCCCCAAACTTTGGTTGGCCAAAATCATGGACGGAGATCGACGGATCACGGCGGCCGCCGCGCTCGCGTCGGTGGCGGCGGTGCTTGGCGACGACGACCTCCTGCGCGAGATCCTCCTCCGCCTCGGCTTCCCCACCTGCCTCGTCCACGCCGCCCTCGTCTCCAAGCGGTGGCTCCACCACGCCTCCGACCCGGCCTTCCTCCGCCGCTTCCGCGAGCGCAACCCGCCCCGCCTCCTCGGCGTCTGCGTCGGCTACCCCGGCAGGTATCGTTTCGTGCCTCTCCCGCAGCAGCCCCCGGAGCTCGCCGCCCCCATACGCCGCGCGACCTCCTCCTGCGACGCCGCCTTCGCCCGCAGATGCCCGCGAATCAAGCACTGCCGGAACGGCCGCCTCATCATCGAGGTCTTCCACGCTGGCAGATTCGATCACCCCCTCGTGCTGCCGCTTCTCACCGGGGAGGCTGCTGCCGACCTCCTACGGATCCGGCCCCACCGTGACCGCTGGGAGGGACACACTCAAACGGGATTCACTGAGATGTTCCTACCCGAGGATGGGCGCCGCGATGGCATCACCTTGGTGAATCTGTGGAGGAACTGGCCAAAAGTGTATGCGGAGATGGGCGTCCTGGGATCTTGCAGATCTGATAGATGGGACGCCCCTGCCAGGGGTCGGGCAGAGATAGAGCTCCCGGATGACATCGTCTTCCTTGAAATGCTACCACCCATCCATGGCAAAGTCTTCATGGTGACCAACTTAGGGTACACCTTGGGTCTAGATTTGGCCACCAGGAGCCTTTTCACCCTAGAGCTACCAGTTGGAGTGCGGGGCAACTATATGCTCTCATGTGCAGAAGATTCCGGGCTCTATCTCGTTAGTGCAGATGGGTTTCAGCTCAGTGTGTGGCTCCGTCGGATGTCGGGCGCCGATAATGGTGCAGGCTGGCTGCTGGTGGACACATTTTGTGTCGGTGTGGGTCAGGCCTGCACACCTCGCGCAGAGGACAGTTGGGTTCCTCATGATGTTTGCCTTGATGTTGTCACGGTCGGGGACAATGCTGACTTTGTGTTCTTGGATCATCCAGCAAGTGGCTCTCTCTTTTATGTTCATATGAGGAGCAGGGTGGTTGAGAAGGTCTATCAGAGGGGGGCAGATGAATGTGGGTATAAACGTGCAGCTGCTGGCCACGTACGTGTCTCTCCTGTTATGATGATCTGGCCGCCTATCTTCCCAGCGCAGAACAAAGTGGGGCATGAGGAATGACC
Coding sequences within:
- the LOC123445377 gene encoding uncharacterized protein LOC123445377: MDGDRRITAAAALASVAAVLGDDDLLREILLRLGFPTCLVHAALVSKRWLHHASDPAFLRRFRERNPPRLLGVCVGYPGRYRFVPLPQQPPELAAPIRRATSSCDAAFARRCPRIKHCRNGRLIIEVFHAGRFDHPLVLPLLTGEAAADLLRIRPHRDRWEGHTQTGFTEMFLPEDGRRDGITLVNLWRNWPKVYAEMGVLGSCRSDRWDAPARGRAEIELPDDIVFLEMLPPIHGKVFMVTNLGYTLGLDLATRSLFTLELPVGVRGNYMLSCAEDSGLYLVSADGFQLSVWLRRMSGADNGAGWLLVDTFCVGVGQACTPRAEDSWVPHDVCLDVVTVGDNADFVFLDHPASGSLFYVHMRSRVVEKVYQRGADECGYKRAAAGHVRVSPVMMIWPPIFPAQNKVGHEE